A region of the Pseudomonas asiatica genome:
TTCGTTTTCCGCTGCGGCGCGCAAGTTGCGCAAAAGCCAGTCCACCATCAGCATCGCCATCGCCAATTTCGAGGCCGATGTGGGTTGCCCGTTGTTCGAGCGTGGCGGTCGTCACCCCACGCTGAACGAGGCTGGGCGGCAGGTGCTGAGCCATGTCGAGGCGATTCTCGATGCCAGCGCCCAGCTCGATGCCCTGGCGGTGCGGTTGGCGGAAAACGTCGAGGCTCTGGTCTCGGTGGTGATGTCGGACAGCTACAGCGTGACCTTCCAGGGCGCGGTGATGGCCCGCTTCGCCCAGCACTACCCACATACCGAGCTGCGCTGCGGCCCCTCGGAAGATGCCGATGTGATCGAACTGATCCAGCAGGGCCTGGCACACGTTGGCATTCTTGCCACCCAGCCCAGTTACCCTGCGGACGTTGCCGTTGCGCGCTTGCCCGAGCAGGCCGAGTTTGGGGTGTACGTGGCCAGCGGGCATCCGCTGGCGGCTTTGCCCCAGGTGAAGACGCAGCACCTGGAGAACGTCCGGCAGCTGTATATCAAGACCTATGCCCCCAGCTTGCACCACGGTCGTGGCCAAGCCTGGTCGGCACCGGACTACCTCACCCTGCTGGAGTTCGCCGTGCGCGGGTTCGGCTGGGCCGAACTGCCCAGGGCCCTGGTGGCTCGGTTTGGCAGTGGGCTGGTGGAGTTGCAGGTGGCCGGGTACCCGCGACGGGTTGACATGGATGTGGCGTGGTCGAGCCGGCGCGCGCTCGGGCCGGCGGGGCAGTGGCTGGTGCGGCAGATGTTGGGGCAATAGGCCTTTATCGCATTCAAGATCCTGGGGCTGCTGCGCAGCCCGTCGCGACGCAAGGCCGCTCCTATAGGGGCACTAAAGCGAAAAGTCCTACAACGTTTTAGGAAGCCCATTGCTCCCCCGCGAAGGCGTTCCTCGCTAGTGTTTTGGCCGTTGCGTCAAATCACTGGAAAAGGAACTCCTGATGAGCATCAGCAAAGCCATCCACATCGCCATGCAGGAAGAGATCCCCAACACCTACGGCACCTGTAATGCCTGCGAACGCTCCGGCCTGCCGATTCTGCTGCTGCGCGAGGCCTACGCCCCGCGCCCGGATACAGGGCGCCCCTATCGCCTGGCAGACGATAGCGAAATCATCTTCCACCCGATGCACACCGACCAGTTGCGCCTCCTGCGCCAGGGTTATGTCTACGTACTGCTCGACCAGGAAATCTGGCAGGCCTACGAGGTAGCGGCGGAAGGTACCTTGCAGCGCTTTCCGGTATCGCAGATGCCCTTCGGGCCACCCAGGTCGTTACCCAAGGTATGCGCCACCGAAGGCCACGATGTGATCGCCTCGTTCATCAACATCGATACCCTGCTCTACCGCAAGGCCTGGATCGCCTTCGCCAACGACCCCTGGCCCCGTGCGGTACTCGACCGCTATCGGCAAGGCATTGCCGACAGTGACCCGGGCACCCTCGCCCGCTTCGTCGAGGTGGACCTGAACACCGCACGCAACGACCCTGCCAGCCTGGGCATCGCCATGACCGACAGCTTCCGCTTCGGCCTGGAACAGGTGCTGGAGTTCTCGACCTTTTCCTCTGCCAGGTTTACCAGCGCTCATGGCTTTTACAGCCGCCTGGGCCGCTGGCATGAAACCCGCACGCATGTGCGCAATGTCATCCAGCAGGAACAACTGCCCAATGGCCTGCTGGCGCTGACGCTGCCCGACCCGGTCGGCATGGTCATGGAGCTCAACGCGCAACGCACTGGCTGGGTGCAGGCCCTGCAGGAATGGCGGGCGCAGCCGCAGCGGCACTTCGAATACTTCACCTCGCAAGCACTACTGGGCATCCGCGAATTGCACGCTGCCATGGCGGCCGTGCAGGGTGCCGAGGACGCGCAGCGGGAAGCCCGACAGGTCGAGCAGTGGAACGACAGCCCGATCGCGGCCAAGGCGTATCTGCCGCCGGTGGACATCGACGCGCAGGCCGAACGCAACACCGCGCGCAAGCAGCAGGACGCCCGCGAGCGGCTGGAAGAGCGTTACGACGAAAGCGCCCGCGCCGCGTTCCAGGCCGGTTACGACCGCGAACTGAAAAACTGGCAGTCGATGATCGACCAGGTTGGCAATCTGTATGCGCGGCACTATGCCAAGCGGGCGTTTCAGCAGATCGGCTACTACGACTATGACGCGACCTCCCCCGTTTCGGTGGAGTACTTCATCCAGATGATGGCCGCCTGCCTGGCCGGCGGACCAACTGAAACCTTGCCGCAGGAGGGTCAGCCACTCGGGATCACCCAGCATATCTGGCAGCAGCTGCTGGAAGACGACCGCAGCCTGCTTTACCAGGCACTACTGGCCAAGAACCAGAAGCTGATGCAGCAGGTGGCCAGCGCGCTATCCGGGGACGACTTCGGCAAGGTGTACGACATCATCAAGGGCATCGCCGGCACCGCCGACGGCCAGCTGTTGATGATCAAGCCGATACAGGATGCCGTTGGCCAGTTGCTGACCGCGACCAACAGCGCAGGGAATGCGCTCAGCCAGCACCTGAGTGAACGGACCAAGACCCTGATCGGCCATGTGCATCGCTCGGCGTTTGCCCTGTTTGCGGGGCAGCAGGTAACGCCGCTGCGGGTGTCGCTGACAGTGGGCGAATACATGAGCCTGCTCAATGAAGCCCTGGAGGCGCGGACCGATGCGTTTCTGCAGCAGGTAGACAAGCAGTTCCGTGACCCACTGGGCCGCAAGGTGCGGGCCATGGTGCTGAGTGGCGCGATCAATATTGCGGCAGCGGGTAACCGTAGCCAGATGATCGAAGTGATGCTCTGGACGTTGGAAGGTGCTGAAAGTTTACAGGCGCGGCTAGTTCAACTGCGGGCAAGTGCCGTATCAGGGGCCACTACACTGGCGCGTACTATTACTGTAGGTGCAAACGCCTTTCGGCTAAGTGCAGAGGCTGCTCGTAGCTTGGCAAGCGATACAACTAATATGCGGAGCGCTGTAACAAACCCGACAAGCGCCAGCCTGATGCTTGGGCTAGGCGGAATATGGTTCCATCAAGATAGCCTGCGCAGAAATTATCAGGCGCTACTTAAAACTGCCAACGTAGACCCGGAAGCGCTCGCCGCAATATGGTCTTCTTCCCTTGGTGTGCTGGGGGCAACCGTAGAGAGTGTAGGGCTTACCGCACAGTTACTTCGCCCGGAAAAGCTGTGGCCAAGCGCTATCAGCACCGTGAATTTAGGTGAGCGCATCGCTAAATTCGGTGGCGTCATAGCAGCACTCGCGGGGGCATCTGACGCAGCACAATATGCCTTCGCTGCGCGAAGGTCAGATGACAAGGGGGACGTTGCGTCCGCCCAAACCTATGGCTATGCAAGCGCCATTGCCTTTGCCACGATCTTCCCGGCGGGCTATGCCGCCCTTGTCCCAGGCACATTACTAGGGCCGCTGGGAATCGCGATAATCTTGGGCTTGGCAGCATACGCATTGGCGACCAGGGCGAAGCAACAAGAATCCTCCGCGACAGAACTATGGGCTCGACGTAGCAGGTGGGGATTACCACCCGAACATCGGTATTGGTGTGAGGCAAAAAGTATTGATTTGGCTATTGGCGCTTTGAATGCCGCAGCGCTTGGCATGAGAGCCGAGGCCTCGATAGAAATTGGTTTCAAACAGCGGGAAATAGATTCAGTAATCAGTGACGGCAACACGGTGGCAGCAGGCTTTGTACTGAATGCGTATATGAGCATGCCAAATTTCACGGTGGGTACTTCACATTATCAATGGAAGCTGGACTTGCATCGAACCGGGGGAAGCAAAGAAACCATCACCCTATCAGGAGACAGTACTAGATTAGTACTGCCGTCAAGTTCGGCACTGAGTGTTGCCGGTGTTTTTGCAGACGACATATTGGAAAGCCTGCACAAAAGCGTTGACTCAGAAAGCAGGATCCTGAACATCCAAGGGGCGGTCCCCTTGACAGATCACCACAATATTACCTCTCTGGAGTTGAGCCTGATTTATTGGCCTGATCCTGATGACGATTCAGCTCGAGCACAGATAACAATGACAGAGAACAACATCAGATCTTTGGAGCACCTCAATTGGCCTCCCCATTACTAGTCCCTCCTTGCGCTGGCTGGAAGGAGGATCTGCCTGGCCCAACCACCCCTCCAGCCGTTGACAGGAATTTGGGCAGGCAGATACCAAACCATCAAGGTACGATTTACCTTGAAGTGCCTCGGTCCCCTATTTCACCTAGAGGTATCCTCTCGGCACTCTCCGTACCTGCGGCCATATTTACGCTGCAGGTTCCTCACATGATCTTCAAAAGCTGGAGTATTGGCAGCATAGAGCTAGTCATCATTGGAATTCTTGTACTGCTCCTTGGCGTCTGGTGTACGTTTTTTGGATACCAAGTTGATATATGCCCCCCTCGCGACCTACCCATCAGGTTCAACCGTGCGCGCCAGAAAATCTACGCCTACAACTTCAAACGCCAATGGTGGAACCCCTTCGACAAAGGCAAGGTCGTGCCGGTCAGTTACGAATGGTCCCAAGTCCGCGCCGAGCGCTGGTCACAAACCGGCGCCCTGCCAAACGGTGGGGTCATTTTCAAATGGGGTGTCATGCTGTCCATCGTCGCGCCGGGCACAAACAACGTCATCGACCGTTTTCACCTGAGTACGATGGGTGCCGACCAGCATGCCTGGGCCTACATCTGCACCTACATGCAGGAAGGCCCCTCAGCCCTGCCACCACAAGGCCCCCCCAAGGATCACAACGATGTGCTCTGGTGTGAGTTCGCTCTGCGCCTGGCACCCAAAGTGAGCTGGCCAGCTGATATGGACCTTGAATCGCGAACCGCCCCTTGAACCGGCCACGGCGGGTGCGCCCCACTCAATCTCCCGCCGGCACATCCACCACCTTCCAACTGTCATCCGGGTCGAAGCGTTTCATCTCCTTGGCCAGCTTGTCGCCGTGCGGCCCGAGGTCTTTCTCGAACACTTCGCCGTCATGGCTGATCATGAAGCTCATCACCCCGGTGTCATCGTACCTGGCCGGCCAGGCAACCATGGCAAAGCCACGGCTCATCTGGTTGCCGATCAGGTAGCTGTAGGCACCGCCGGGGGCAGATGGGCCCTGTGCATCGAGGATGCGGAAGTGGTAGCCATACCAGGCGTCGCCGACCATGTCCTGGCCGAACAGCGGGCCCAGCGGGCTGACCTGACCATCGCCATCGTCATCCCAGTACAGCCCGTCATGCTTGCCGGGCTCGCTGAATATCTTCTGCGCGTACTCCAGCGCACCGTTGCCGTTGTGGTCCTGGCTGGCATAGTCCATCTGCGCATCGTGGTAGGCCAGCATCGACTGCATGGCGCCCAGCTCGTTGCGGCCAATACGCCGGGCGCGGATTTCAGAGCTGCCGGCCTTGAGGTCGAAACGCCAACCCTGGCTGCCTTTGGTCAACGGTATGGGCAACGTCCAGTGATCACTGCCCACCGCGAGGATGGCCTTGTTCGCCCCCGACATGTCGATGCTGTGCTGCGCGTGATACTGCGCCAGGAACGTGTCCACGTCACTGCGTTGCACACCGCCGCGCGGTATGTAGGTACGCCAGTCATCGCCCAGCAACCGGGCCAGGCGGGCTTCATCAGGTTTCTCCTCGCCCAGCGCCGCGACAAAGGATTCCACGGCCTTCTCCGGTGTAGGGAAGACTTCCTGCGCAGCGGCCAGGGTTGACCCGGCCATACCGGCTGCGATTACCAGTGCCGCTATCGATTGACGGTTCATCGACGGCCACCTCCCCCGCGGCGTGCGGGCGCACTGGGCCGGGAAATCTGGTGCCCGGCGGCACGCGATGCGCTCGGGCGCTGGGCGAACGACTGGCTGGTGCGGCCACGGCTGGCCTGCGCGCTGGTGCGCGAGGGTGAACGCACGCCGTCGAAGGCATTGTTACGCGCCCGGCCGGCGGTATTGGAAGGCCGGTTTTGCGCCAGCTGCCGCCCCTGGCCTTCGCCCTGCCTGCGCTGGTTCACCTGGTTGTTCTGCTGCCGAGCCTGGGTGTTGCGGGTTTCCTGTCGGCGGTCGGTTGCCCGCGGGTTGTCGCTACGAGGTTGCATGCGGTTGCCGACCGAATTGCCCGCTTGCGCCTCGCGCATCTGCTGGCGTGCCTGGCGATTGCTGGTGGCCGGCCGTTCGATGCCGGCCCGGTCCATCGACGCCCTGGCCTTGTCCCGCGCCTGGGCGCGCTGGGCGTCATCGCCACGGAAGGCAGTACGCTGGGTGGCACCGTCCAGCTGGCGACCGTACTGCTGGCGGCTGCGGGAGTCGCGGTACGGCACGCCGTCGCGGTTGGCGGCGTTGTGCTGCCATTTGTTCTGGTTGTTGGTGATGCGGTTGTTGGCGTTGATGTTGTTGTAGCGGTTGACGTCGATGTCGATGTCGTTGTTGCCCCAGTCACAGTCGCCCCACAGCGAGGCAACGATCGCCACGCCGGTACCGAAGGCCAGGCCCGCCACCAGCGCGGAACCGGGGTAGTACATGGGCGGTGGCGGGTAGTACGCCGGCGGCGAAGCCGGGTAGGCCCAGGTGCCGTAGGTGGTGGTCGGGTTGTAGCTGGGCACGTACACCACTTGCGGGTCGGACGGCTCGATGATGATGGTGGTGGGCGGGCTGCTGGCCGTAACCACCTGGGTGCTGCTACCGCTGGAGGCCGGTGCCGGGGCGGTCTGCACGGTCACGTTCTGGTACTGGTTGCTCTGCAGGTTGCCGGCGGCCTGGGCCTGGTGACGCAGGCGCTGCACGCCGCCCATGACATCGTCGGGCTGCGCGAGGAAGGCATCGCCCAGCCGCTGCACCCAGACCGGGTCCTGCCCCAGGGTTGCCAGCACCTGCGGGAAGGCCACCAGCGCTTGTACGCTTGGGTCCCAGGGCTGGTTCGCCACCTTCTTGACGGCATCGTCGCCGGTGGCCTTGGGGTTGGCCTTGGACCAGGTCACCGCTTCGCTCACTTGCCCCGGATAAGTGGAGGCCATCAATACCTGGGCCAGCAGCGCATCGGGGTACAACGCGATGGGCGCGAGCATCTGGTCCAGTTGCTCCTGGGTGAACACCGGGTCCTTGGCCGCGACCGTGTCGGCTTGTGGTGCCGGGTCTGGGGCAGGTACGTCTTCTGCCAGCACCAGGCCGGGCGTGGCGCTCAGATACAGGATTACCGACAGGACCGCTGACAGTGGGATGCGCATCGCTTCTCTCCATGAGATCAGACCGCGTGGATTAAGGGTAGCAATGGCGATGCTTTTGGCCAGATGTGCGGGCGCAAACTTTTCGCGCTCTAAAGGTGAGGGTGGTTGCTGCTTTTGAATCTATACCAGGGCTGGGCTGAGATCTGTAATTGACTGTACCGGCCCTTTCGCGGGCACGCCCGCTCCCACAGGGCCACCACAGGTTCGAACATTGTGGAGTACCTGTGGGAGCGGGCGTGCCCGCGAAGAGGCCGGTGCATGCACAAGACCGTATCCAAAAAAGGAGCCCACCCTGATGAACACGCCCCGCCTCATCGCCATGATCATGCTGGCCGTGCTCTGCACCTCGGCCTGGGCGGCCACCGACCGCGCCGAACGGCGCCGCGAGGCCCGCGATGTGCGGCAGGAAACCCGCCAGGACGCGCGGCAGACCAAACAGGATTGCCGCCACGCCGACCAGCAAAGCAACGCCGGCTGCCGACAGGACAAACGCCACACCAAGCAGCAAGGCCGTGAGCGCGCCCGCGACATAAAATACTGAGCGGGCGGTGCTCAGCCGCCCAAGGCGATGATCGCCAGGATCAGTGACGCCCCGACTACCGCCAGGACCACGCCGGTCAACAGGGTGCGGCCACCGGAATAGCGTGCCAGCAGCCAGCCCGCAAGGAAGAGCATGGCCAGGGCGACCAGGTTCGATACACGGATGGCCGTACCGGTGGTCTCGATCAGCAGGAACGGAATGACCATCGGGAAGGTTGCCAGTACCACCAGCAGGAAAGTGGCCAGGGCCGCCTTGAAATCATCCAGCCCCAGGCGTGCCGGCAGCGGGCGGCCAGCATCACGCAGCATGCGCCCGCGCAGCATCTCCAGCCCGTCTTCATCCAGTGCCAGGCCGATGCGCTCTGGCAGCGTATCGGCAATCAGCCTGCGCCCCTGATTGATATCACCGGCTTGCAGGCGGGCCAGCAAGGTCCGGCTGCGGGTACGTTCGGTCCAGGTACGCAGCAGGTAGATGACGGCATCGGCCAGGCCCCAGGCCAGGTTGCAGCCGAGCGCGGCAATCAGCATCAGCCGCGCGTCTTCGCGCCCTGCGGTGGCAACGCTCAGCGAGCCGATGAAGGTCATCGCCATCAACAGGCCGAAGATGACTTCGGTGATCCGGTCGATCGGCTCCAGCACGCCCCATTTACGCGGTTGCTCGTCTTGCCCCATCGCACCCTCCCAGGAACCATCGATAGTCACTATCGAGAATGGCAATTTCTGCCGAACGACATGGCCGAATAACCTAGCTCCATCGACTCGCCGCCCACCACCCCGGCCCCTGGAGCTACCTGATGAACACCTTGGCCCGCCTGCTGTCCGCCACCCTTGCCGTTATTGCCATCGCCATCATCAGCGGCTGTGCCAGCCACCCCGAACTGCGCCCTTACACCGCCGAGGAAACCCGCCAACTGCAACTGGAAGCCTTGCAACGCCGTGGCCTGTCGCTGGACGACTACGAGCAGCAACGGCGGGTAATCCAGCGTGCCGGCAACCTGCCCGTGGTGACCGAAGCTGCCGACGCCGACCGTTCGAGCAAAGGCTGATTGGGCTCGCCAGCGGTTCCTTAGCGCTACCTGTACAGATAGGGCTGCGAGGTGAGGTTGCTCCATTATAGTCAGCCAGGCATTGCAGGCCCCGACAGCCATGCCCTGTCACGCCCTTCACCCTTTTAGCGGCGCGGCGCCAGCGCCAGGGCGATACCGCCCAGCACCACCACGCACGCCACCAGCAAGCGCAAGGACAATGGCTCGCCGATCAGGCCAACCCCGCCCAACGCCACAATCACCGGGACGCTGAGCTGCATGGTCGCTGCCTGCTGCGCGCTGACTTGCCTGACCACGCCGTACCACACGGCATAGCCCGCACCCGAGGCCAGCACACCGGAGCCCAGCGCATACAGCAAGCCGAGCGGGCTCAGGTGCAAGCCGGCGCCCAGCAACAGCATCGGCACCAGCAGCACCAGGCACGGCAGGCTCCGGGCGAAATTGCCGGCAGTGTCGGCCAGCGGCCTGGGTGAGCCTTTGCCCAGCAGCGTGTACACGCCCCAGGCCACGCCGGACAGGGCCATCAGCAAGGCACTGGCAAAGGGTGGCGCCGCGGTACCGGGCAACAGCAGCACCAGCAGGCCGGCGAAGGCGATCAGCATGCCCAGCAGCATCCGCGCGGTGATAGGTTCGCCTTTGTACCAGGCGAAGCCGAACATGGTGATCTGCACCGCGCCGAACAGCAGCAACGCCCCCGCGCCTGCGCCCAGCTGCAGGTACGCCGCAGAAAACAGGAACGCGTACAGGAACAGTGCCAGGCCGCCGCGCCAGCTGCCCCCCATGGCAAGCGCGGGCTTGCGCAGGCGGATCAACAGCAGCAGGAACAGTGCACCACTGGCCAGGCGCACCACGGTGAAGGATGCCGGGTCGATGGCCCCGTCCTTCAGCGCCAGCCGGCAGAACACCGAGTTGGCAGCGAAGGCCACCAGGCTGAAAAGTGCAGGCCAGACCCAGGCCCGGGCCTTGCGGTCGGTGAGCGTGGTGGTGCCGGTGCTCATGGTGTGGTCACCTCTGAGATCGATTGTTGTCATGGCGGCCATGCTGGTAGGGCCAGCACCGATATACAACATAGTGTTTATCTGACGCCACCACCGAATCGCCCGGACCTATACCGCTGCCACCGCCTCGATCTCCACCAGCATGCCGTCCAGCGCCAGCCGGGGTACCGGTATCAGCGTGCAGGTCGGCTTCATGCAAGGGCCCCAGGCCCTGTCAGCCTCGGCTACCCACTCACGCAGGCGCGTTTCGGAATGCTCGACGATCAGCAGGGTCAGCTTGAACACCTGGGCCAGGCTGGCGCCTTTCGACGCCAGGGCAACCTCCAGGTTGGCCAGTGCCTGGCGCGCCTGCTCGGCGAACAGCGGCGACAGCTGCCCGTTGCGGCCCTCCCCGCCCTGGCCGGCGATGAACAGCAGGCGGCTGTCGGCATGCACTTCGGCGACATGGGAATAGGCGTTGCCGCTGGGGTCGTACAGGCCTTCGGGATTGCTCAGTTGAAACGCGGTTGAATGGCTCACGGTAAACCCTCGATCAGTTGGAAGAGGGGCGGAGTATCGAACCTTGAGTTAACTCGAGGTCAAGCGCGGTTTTCAGGGGCGGGCTTGTTCGCGAAACAGGCGCCGAGTGTAGGACGTTTCGCACAGCGCACGAGCTTCCGTGAACCACGCGTTCATATGCGAAGTGGCCGTCAGGCGCTAGATTGCGAGGCCCGGCATGGAGGCCTGTACGTAACAAGGATAAAGCGATGAGCAAATACAATTTTCAACTGGCCTACACCATCAAGCCAAACAACCCTGCCCGAGATGAAACCGATGCGGCGCAGGCCCGTCTGCACCTGCGCGAGAAAATTGGCCTGGACACCGTCGAGCACATTGAGACCACCCTGCTCGGGATGGTCACACTCAAAGGCGCCACACTTGCAGAGCGCAAGCGCGAAGCCGAAAAGCTGCTTCACGACTACATCCATGAAGCGCTCAAGCAACTGCGTGTGCTGTCGACCGTGAAGTTCTACGGTTGCTTGATGGTGGACGGGCTGGGCGCAGCCATTCGCTTCGACATCCTGCCCAAATGAACAGCGACGGCATCAGGCGCCCCCGCGCCTGATGCCGCGCACCGTCATTTTTCCTGCAGTACCGCCCTGCCCTTCACCGCCCGAGGCCCGCGCCAGGCCCAGAACAGCAAACCAGGGAGTGGCGCGTAGACCACGAACACGATCCACAGCATCTTGCGCTCGGCGCGCCGGTCACTGCCGATGATGTGCCAGATGGCCCAGATTTCCAGCAGGATCACAAAGGCCGCGACGATGATCCAGATCGTTCCGATTTCCATGAGCGCTCTCCCATTTGGCATGTAATGGGTTGGGTTGCAGAGGCTGCCGAGGGTTCAGATTGATTTGGCTGACGGCATGGCACCGCGGCCCGTTGTAGGAGCGGCCTTGTGTCGCGATGGGCTGCGCAGCAGCCTCAGGATTTTTGCCCTACGAAAGACCGCAGGGGGCTGCTCTGCAGCCCATCGCGACACAAGGCCGCTCCTACAGGGTGCAGTGACAGCTCTCAATGCCGTGGTGCAGTCTCCAGCGCCGCCTTCAACGCCGGCGCATCGGCAAATGCCCGCTGGCTCACCAGCTTGCCTTGCTCCAGTTGCAACCACTGTACCTGGCCATCCTGCCCGGGATAACGGCTGGCCACCCGCCCATCACGGTCCAGCAGCACCCGGTAGTTGTAATCGCGCATGGCGGGGATGGCGAACAGCTTGCTGATCAGCGCCGGCATGCGCTGGATGTCGGCGACGAACACCGCATCGCGCGCCTCCAGGTAACCCTTGGGCTGTTCGGCCAGCGCCGCCTTCACCAGCTTGGCACCGTCCATGTCGCGCGCCACCAGCAGGATGTGCGTACCGGCGCCGAGGCTATAAGCCTGGTCGTGCTGGTCGAGCAGCGTCCACGGCGCGAGCTTGTCGCCCGGTTCCAGGGCATTGGCCAGCAATGGCATCAGGCAAAGCAACAGTGCAGCGGCGTACTTCATCAAGGGTATCCTCAGTCACGGGAGCATCAGCATAGCGGCAACCGGCCAAGCCAGACAGGTTGCCTGAACACGACCTGGAACACGACACGGCCACCCGGGAGATTGTCTTTCCCCCGGCCACCCGCCACACTCTCGAGGCCAGCCAGGAAGCGGAGTCCAGAGTGCCCACGCCACGCCAGTTCAGCAAGAAGACCAGTACCAGCAACATGCTGCGGCTGAAGTCCACCAGCGCCAATGCCCAGGCCCCCTATCGGGTCGATTTCGTATTGCTCGAACACTTCTCGATGGCCAGCTTCACCGTGGCCATGGACGTGCTGGTCACGGCCAACCTGCTGCGCGCCGACAGCTTCCAGTTCACCCCGCTGTCGCTGGAAGGCGACCGCGTGCTCAGCGACCTGGGGCTGGAGCTGGTGGCCACCGAGTTGTCCGCCGAGGCGCTGAAGGAGCTGGACCTGCTGGTGATCTGCGGCGGCCTGCGCACGCCATTGAAGTACCCCGAGCTCGACCGCCTGCTGGGTGATTGCGCGGCCCACGGCATGGCCCTGGGCGGGTTGTGGAACGGCGCATGGTTCCTCGGCCGCGCCGGGGTGCTTGATGACTATGGCTGCAGTATCCACCCCGAACAGCGCGCCAGCCTGTCCGAGCGCAGCCCGCAGACGCGGATCACCCCGGCCAGCTTCACCCTCGACCGCGACCGCCTCAGCGCTGCCAGCCCCAATGGCGCCATGGAACTGATGCTCGGCCTGGTGCGCCGGCTGTATGGCGACGGCCTGGCCGAAGGCGTCGAGGAAATCCTGTCGTTCTCCGGTGCCCGCTACCGCCAGGTCGGCCCGGGCGCGAAGAAGTCCATGAGCTTGCACCTGCGCACCATCGTCGAACTGATGGAGAACAACCTCGAGGAGACCCTCAGCCTCGACCAGCTGGCCGCCTACAGCGGGCGCTCGCGCCGGCAGATCGACCGCCTGTTCCAGGCCCAGCTGGGCACTTCGCCGCGGCGTTACTACATGGAGCTGCGCATCACCAAGAGCCGCCGCCTGTTGCAGTATTCCGACCTGTCGGTGATGGAAGTGGCAGTGGCTTGC
Encoded here:
- a CDS encoding DUF2950 domain-containing protein yields the protein MNRQSIAALVIAAGMAGSTLAAAQEVFPTPEKAVESFVAALGEEKPDEARLARLLGDDWRTYIPRGGVQRSDVDTFLAQYHAQHSIDMSGANKAILAVGSDHWTLPIPLTKGSQGWRFDLKAGSSEIRARRIGRNELGAMQSMLAYHDAQMDYASQDHNGNGALEYAQKIFSEPGKHDGLYWDDDGDGQVSPLGPLFGQDMVGDAWYGYHFRILDAQGPSAPGGAYSYLIGNQMSRGFAMVAWPARYDDTGVMSFMISHDGEVFEKDLGPHGDKLAKEMKRFDPDDSWKVVDVPAGD
- a CDS encoding DUF6708 domain-containing protein, which produces MIFKSWSIGSIELVIIGILVLLLGVWCTFFGYQVDICPPRDLPIRFNRARQKIYAYNFKRQWWNPFDKGKVVPVSYEWSQVRAERWSQTGALPNGGVIFKWGVMLSIVAPGTNNVIDRFHLSTMGADQHAWAYICTYMQEGPSALPPQGPPKDHNDVLWCEFALRLAPKVSWPADMDLESRTAP
- a CDS encoding DUF3300 domain-containing protein, coding for MRIPLSAVLSVILYLSATPGLVLAEDVPAPDPAPQADTVAAKDPVFTQEQLDQMLAPIALYPDALLAQVLMASTYPGQVSEAVTWSKANPKATGDDAVKKVANQPWDPSVQALVAFPQVLATLGQDPVWVQRLGDAFLAQPDDVMGGVQRLRHQAQAAGNLQSNQYQNVTVQTAPAPASSGSSTQVVTASSPPTTIIIEPSDPQVVYVPSYNPTTTYGTWAYPASPPAYYPPPPMYYPGSALVAGLAFGTGVAIVASLWGDCDWGNNDIDIDVNRYNNINANNRITNNQNKWQHNAANRDGVPYRDSRSRQQYGRQLDGATQRTAFRGDDAQRAQARDKARASMDRAGIERPATSNRQARQQMREAQAGNSVGNRMQPRSDNPRATDRRQETRNTQARQQNNQVNQRRQGEGQGRQLAQNRPSNTAGRARNNAFDGVRSPSRTSAQASRGRTSQSFAQRPSASRAAGHQISRPSAPARRGGGGRR
- a CDS encoding VIT1/CCC1 transporter family protein, which codes for MGQDEQPRKWGVLEPIDRITEVIFGLLMAMTFIGSLSVATAGREDARLMLIAALGCNLAWGLADAVIYLLRTWTERTRSRTLLARLQAGDINQGRRLIADTLPERIGLALDEDGLEMLRGRMLRDAGRPLPARLGLDDFKAALATFLLVVLATFPMVIPFLLIETTGTAIRVSNLVALAMLFLAGWLLARYSGGRTLLTGVVLAVVGASLILAIIALGG
- a CDS encoding T6SS effector BTH_I2691 family protein yields the protein MSISKAIHIAMQEEIPNTYGTCNACERSGLPILLLREAYAPRPDTGRPYRLADDSEIIFHPMHTDQLRLLRQGYVYVLLDQEIWQAYEVAAEGTLQRFPVSQMPFGPPRSLPKVCATEGHDVIASFINIDTLLYRKAWIAFANDPWPRAVLDRYRQGIADSDPGTLARFVEVDLNTARNDPASLGIAMTDSFRFGLEQVLEFSTFSSARFTSAHGFYSRLGRWHETRTHVRNVIQQEQLPNGLLALTLPDPVGMVMELNAQRTGWVQALQEWRAQPQRHFEYFTSQALLGIRELHAAMAAVQGAEDAQREARQVEQWNDSPIAAKAYLPPVDIDAQAERNTARKQQDARERLEERYDESARAAFQAGYDRELKNWQSMIDQVGNLYARHYAKRAFQQIGYYDYDATSPVSVEYFIQMMAACLAGGPTETLPQEGQPLGITQHIWQQLLEDDRSLLYQALLAKNQKLMQQVASALSGDDFGKVYDIIKGIAGTADGQLLMIKPIQDAVGQLLTATNSAGNALSQHLSERTKTLIGHVHRSAFALFAGQQVTPLRVSLTVGEYMSLLNEALEARTDAFLQQVDKQFRDPLGRKVRAMVLSGAINIAAAGNRSQMIEVMLWTLEGAESLQARLVQLRASAVSGATTLARTITVGANAFRLSAEAARSLASDTTNMRSAVTNPTSASLMLGLGGIWFHQDSLRRNYQALLKTANVDPEALAAIWSSSLGVLGATVESVGLTAQLLRPEKLWPSAISTVNLGERIAKFGGVIAALAGASDAAQYAFAARRSDDKGDVASAQTYGYASAIAFATIFPAGYAALVPGTLLGPLGIAIILGLAAYALATRAKQQESSATELWARRSRWGLPPEHRYWCEAKSIDLAIGALNAAALGMRAEASIEIGFKQREIDSVISDGNTVAAGFVLNAYMSMPNFTVGTSHYQWKLDLHRTGGSKETITLSGDSTRLVLPSSSALSVAGVFADDILESLHKSVDSESRILNIQGAVPLTDHHNITSLELSLIYWPDPDDDSARAQITMTENNIRSLEHLNWPPHY
- a CDS encoding LysR family transcriptional regulator; the encoded protein is MRYSPEALVAFVEAASLGSFSAAARKLRKSQSTISIAIANFEADVGCPLFERGGRHPTLNEAGRQVLSHVEAILDASAQLDALAVRLAENVEALVSVVMSDSYSVTFQGAVMARFAQHYPHTELRCGPSEDADVIELIQQGLAHVGILATQPSYPADVAVARLPEQAEFGVYVASGHPLAALPQVKTQHLENVRQLYIKTYAPSLHHGRGQAWSAPDYLTLLEFAVRGFGWAELPRALVARFGSGLVELQVAGYPRRVDMDVAWSSRRALGPAGQWLVRQMLGQ